One Mycolicibacterium goodii genomic region harbors:
- a CDS encoding MSMEG_1061 family FMN-dependent PPOX-type flavoprotein gives MATSVDRRPAALSPQRVREIIGEPEALAAAKVQPALDVHFRRFIAHSPFLCMATSHADGTADCSPRGDYPGFVKVLDDTTVAIPDRVGNARIDSFENLATNSSIGLIFLVPGHRETLRVNGKGYLTEDDDVLTRLQVEGKTPRLAVIVEVEEAFIHCGRAIIRSRLWDPDSQTLAAEVPSMADMVADQIRPEGLDAETINGVVEVGYKTLF, from the coding sequence GTGGCGACTTCTGTGGACAGACGACCGGCCGCGCTTTCCCCGCAACGGGTGCGTGAGATCATCGGTGAGCCAGAGGCGCTGGCGGCAGCCAAGGTACAGCCCGCTCTAGACGTCCATTTCCGGCGCTTCATCGCGCATTCCCCCTTCCTGTGCATGGCCACCTCGCATGCCGACGGCACTGCCGACTGCTCACCGCGCGGTGACTATCCCGGGTTCGTGAAGGTGCTGGACGACACCACTGTGGCGATCCCCGATCGGGTGGGCAATGCCCGAATTGACTCCTTTGAGAACCTGGCGACTAATTCCAGTATCGGACTGATCTTCTTGGTGCCAGGCCACCGAGAGACGCTTCGCGTCAACGGCAAGGGCTACCTGACCGAGGATGACGATGTGCTCACCCGTTTGCAAGTGGAGGGTAAGACGCCGCGGCTGGCAGTGATTGTCGAGGTCGAAGAGGCTTTCATCCATTGCGGTAGAGCGATCATCCGGTCTCGACTGTGGGATCCGGACAGCCAAACACTGGCGGCTGAGGTTCCGAGCATGGCTGACATGGTCGCAGATCAAATTCGCCCGGAAGGACTCGACGCCGAAACTATCAACGGCGTAGTCGAAGTCGGCTACAAGACTCTTTTCTGA
- a CDS encoding PDR/VanB family oxidoreductase — protein sequence MKDLAATPLRGQDVRVEAITKLAPDIVEVLFRSESGSELAPWDAGAHIDLTLPNWLVRQYSLCGDPADLQRYRIAVRREKLSRGGSEYIHDFLRIGAKLTISPPRNTFEAPQPGTPMMFIAGGIGITPMLPMFLGARAAGERATLLYTGRSRSSMAFLDELDPHSDNLIVASDDQEGRPDFSELAANLDCGTQVYACGPEPMLAAVENAFAAADGMPVQVERFRPRARVFPPNNEFEVMCARSNQTVTVGSNETMLDALTKAGIATVSGCREGVCGSCEIAVLSGEPEHRDDVGAPDGRMYPCVSRSRTELIVVDV from the coding sequence ATGAAGGATCTCGCAGCGACACCCCTCCGGGGTCAGGACGTCCGAGTCGAAGCAATCACGAAGTTGGCCCCGGACATCGTCGAGGTATTGTTTCGTTCCGAATCAGGCAGCGAGTTGGCACCCTGGGACGCCGGTGCGCACATTGACCTCACTTTGCCCAACTGGTTGGTGCGCCAGTATTCACTGTGCGGAGACCCCGCTGACCTACAGCGGTACCGGATAGCGGTGCGGCGTGAGAAGTTGAGTCGCGGTGGATCTGAGTACATACACGACTTTCTCCGTATCGGTGCGAAGCTGACCATCTCACCACCGCGCAACACCTTTGAGGCACCCCAGCCCGGAACTCCGATGATGTTCATCGCAGGTGGTATCGGGATCACGCCGATGCTGCCGATGTTCCTGGGCGCCCGTGCTGCGGGCGAGCGTGCCACGCTGTTGTACACAGGACGGTCACGTTCCAGCATGGCATTTCTGGACGAGCTCGATCCGCACAGTGACAACCTCATCGTGGCATCTGATGACCAGGAGGGACGCCCCGACTTCTCGGAACTGGCCGCAAATCTCGACTGCGGCACCCAGGTCTACGCGTGCGGACCCGAACCGATGCTCGCGGCGGTCGAGAACGCGTTCGCGGCAGCGGACGGGATGCCGGTACAGGTCGAACGGTTCCGCCCCCGGGCACGAGTGTTTCCGCCCAACAACGAGTTCGAAGTCATGTGCGCCAGATCTAACCAGACTGTTACCGTCGGCAGCAACGAGACGATGCTGGACGCGCTGACCAAGGCCGGTATCGCCACAGTCAGCGGATGCCGAGAGGGTGTCTGCGGAAGTTGCGAGATAGCAGTTCTCTCAGGCGAACCCGAGCATCGAGACGACGTCGGGGCACCCGACGGGCGGATGTATCCGTGCGTATCGAGGTCACGCACGGAGCTCATCGTGGTCGATGTCTAG
- the pdhA gene encoding pyruvate dehydrogenase (acetyl-transferring) E1 component subunit alpha: protein MENTPTQLLSEEGLRVDDDVLAPLVADIDDVRLRDLYEDLVVVRRIDTEATALQRQGELGLWAPLLGQEAAQVGSARALDAEDFVFASYREHGVAYCRDVDPTHMLRFWRGSTHSGWNPHEYRMTTPAIIVGCQALHATGYALGTALDGASGATITYFGDGATSQGDISEAFGFAASFKAPVVFFCQNNQWAISEPVSLQTTVTIAERGRGFGIPSIRVDGNDVLAVLAATRAALTDARDGNGPSLIEAVTYRMGPHTTSDDPTRYRPSTLDDEWSAKDPLDRVRKLLERQGIYDDDYHARVQARADEVAAALRKGCLGTVEPEPMSLFDNVYSHTHPLVAEEREQFASYLAGFEGSTI, encoded by the coding sequence ATCGAGAACACACCTACGCAACTGCTGAGCGAAGAGGGGCTGCGGGTTGACGACGACGTGTTGGCACCGCTTGTCGCAGACATCGATGATGTCCGGCTGCGCGACCTGTACGAGGACCTTGTGGTTGTGCGCCGCATCGACACCGAAGCCACGGCCCTGCAGCGGCAAGGCGAACTAGGTCTCTGGGCGCCACTTCTCGGCCAGGAGGCCGCCCAGGTGGGATCAGCGCGGGCACTCGATGCTGAAGACTTCGTGTTCGCCAGTTACCGCGAACACGGCGTCGCCTACTGCCGCGACGTCGATCCGACCCACATGCTGCGGTTCTGGCGCGGGTCGACCCATTCGGGCTGGAATCCGCACGAGTACCGAATGACCACACCGGCAATCATTGTCGGATGCCAGGCGCTCCATGCGACAGGTTATGCGCTGGGAACCGCTCTGGACGGAGCGTCCGGCGCCACCATCACCTACTTCGGCGACGGCGCCACCAGCCAAGGAGACATCTCCGAGGCTTTCGGATTCGCGGCGAGCTTCAAAGCGCCGGTGGTGTTCTTCTGCCAGAACAACCAATGGGCCATTTCGGAGCCGGTATCGCTGCAAACGACAGTCACCATCGCCGAGCGGGGCCGCGGGTTCGGTATTCCCTCGATCCGGGTGGACGGCAACGATGTACTCGCGGTCCTTGCCGCCACGCGGGCAGCACTGACAGATGCACGAGACGGAAACGGCCCCAGCCTGATCGAGGCCGTCACCTACCGTATGGGTCCACATACCACTTCCGACGACCCGACTCGCTACCGGCCTTCGACTCTCGACGACGAGTGGAGCGCCAAAGACCCCCTTGACCGGGTCCGAAAGCTCCTCGAGCGCCAGGGGATTTACGACGACGATTACCACGCCCGAGTTCAGGCGCGTGCCGACGAAGTCGCCGCGGCCCTGCGCAAAGGTTGTCTGGGGACTGTAGAACCCGAACCGATGTCCCTGTTCGACAACGTGTACTCACACACCCACCCGCTGGTAGCCGAAGAGCGGGAGCAGTTCGCTTCCTATCTAGCAGGTTTCGAAGGATCGACAATATGA
- a CDS encoding alpha-ketoacid dehydrogenase subunit beta, whose translation MSINMPLGKALNAGLRRALEDDPKVLLLGEDIGALGGVFRITDGLQKDFGPQRVIDTPLAESGIIGTAIGLAMRGFRPVCEIQFDGFIYPAFDQIVSQVAKLHYRTGGNVRMPITIRVPYGGGIGAIEHHSESPEGYFAQTAGLRVVTCSNAADAALMIRQAIGCDDPVLFFEPKRRYWDKGDVDLDADPDSFPLHRARILVEGTDATVVTYGPLVRTAVQAAEVAAAEGISIEVIDLRSISPVDIDTIAASVRKTGRLIVTHEASTFMGIGAEIAARITERCFYHLEAPVLRVGGFAVPYPPAKLEKFFLPDVDRILDAVDRSIAA comes from the coding sequence ATGAGCATCAATATGCCACTGGGCAAGGCGCTGAACGCAGGCCTGCGGCGCGCTCTGGAAGACGACCCGAAGGTCCTCCTTCTGGGGGAGGACATCGGTGCCTTGGGGGGTGTCTTCCGTATCACAGACGGCCTGCAGAAGGACTTTGGTCCCCAGCGGGTCATCGACACCCCTCTGGCTGAGTCAGGAATCATCGGCACCGCAATCGGACTCGCGATGCGCGGGTTCCGGCCGGTGTGTGAGATACAGTTCGACGGATTCATCTACCCCGCCTTCGATCAGATCGTCTCGCAGGTCGCAAAATTGCATTACCGTACCGGCGGCAATGTGCGGATGCCGATCACCATTCGCGTTCCCTACGGCGGAGGGATCGGCGCTATCGAACACCACTCCGAGTCCCCGGAAGGATACTTCGCTCAAACCGCCGGACTCCGGGTGGTCACGTGCAGTAACGCCGCTGACGCCGCCCTGATGATTCGCCAGGCCATCGGCTGTGACGACCCGGTGTTGTTCTTCGAACCGAAACGCCGCTACTGGGATAAGGGTGACGTCGACCTCGATGCCGATCCGGACTCGTTCCCGCTGCATAGAGCGCGGATCCTCGTGGAAGGGACCGACGCCACAGTGGTGACATACGGCCCTCTTGTCAGGACCGCCGTACAAGCCGCCGAAGTGGCAGCCGCAGAGGGTATCTCGATCGAAGTCATCGACCTTCGTTCGATCTCCCCGGTCGACATCGACACCATCGCCGCTTCGGTCCGTAAGACCGGTCGCCTGATCGTCACGCACGAAGCATCGACGTTCATGGGCATCGGGGCCGAAATCGCCGCCCGTATTACCGAACGCTGCTTCTATCACCTCGAGGCACCGGTCCTGCGAGTGGGTGGGTTCGCCGTACCGTACCCACCCGCCAAGCTTGAAAAATTCTTCCTGCCCGACGTCGACCGAATCCTCGACGCTGTTGACCGGTCGATCGCTGCGTAA
- a CDS encoding dihydrolipoamide acetyltransferase family protein yields the protein MTSVQSFVLPDLGEGLTEAEIVTWFVSIGDTVDLNQIVAEVETAKASVELPSPYAGTVRALHAAEGETVAVGRPIIDIDTDDAAPEHQHQEKVPVLVGYGVAGEAVSRRGRRRQAEQVGAPSRPLSAGPQPPAPQQKMAKPPVRFLAKQNGVDLADIEGTGRKGEVTGGDVAAYLAAARDGQRHLIADTSDGCESPPADEMHFGGAETRTPIKGVRKQTAAAMVASAFTAPHATEFVTVDVTASLELLERLRTHPAFAQTRLTPMVLIAKALLIALRSNPSLNSFWDESAQEIVTKHYVNLGVAAATPRGLMVPNIKNADQMSLRELAAALNDLTGTARAGKTTPADLAKGTITITNVGVFGVDTGTPILNPDEAAILCVGAIRKRPWEHLGAIALRSVATLSLSFDHRLVDGEQGSRFLAEIGRILSDPFEMIALG from the coding sequence ATGACTTCTGTACAGAGTTTTGTGCTGCCCGACTTGGGTGAAGGCCTCACCGAGGCTGAAATTGTCACATGGTTCGTATCGATCGGGGACACCGTGGATCTCAACCAGATCGTCGCCGAAGTCGAGACGGCAAAAGCGTCTGTGGAACTGCCGTCACCGTATGCCGGCACAGTCCGTGCACTGCACGCCGCCGAAGGCGAAACGGTTGCGGTCGGCCGGCCGATTATCGACATCGACACCGACGACGCGGCCCCCGAACATCAGCACCAGGAGAAAGTCCCGGTGTTGGTCGGCTACGGCGTCGCTGGTGAGGCTGTGAGTCGTCGAGGCCGACGCCGTCAGGCGGAGCAGGTCGGCGCACCATCGCGACCGCTATCCGCCGGCCCGCAGCCGCCTGCACCACAACAGAAGATGGCCAAGCCACCCGTCCGGTTCCTCGCGAAGCAGAACGGCGTCGATCTAGCGGACATCGAAGGCACCGGTCGGAAGGGCGAGGTCACGGGCGGCGATGTCGCCGCCTACCTGGCGGCGGCACGCGACGGCCAGCGCCACCTGATCGCTGACACGAGCGACGGCTGTGAGTCTCCCCCGGCCGACGAGATGCATTTCGGCGGAGCCGAAACCCGCACTCCGATCAAAGGTGTGCGCAAGCAGACCGCTGCAGCGATGGTCGCCAGCGCGTTCACCGCGCCCCACGCCACCGAATTCGTCACCGTCGACGTCACGGCCTCTCTGGAGCTGCTGGAACGGCTACGTACACATCCCGCGTTCGCGCAAACGCGGCTGACCCCGATGGTGCTGATCGCCAAAGCGCTCCTGATAGCGCTACGGTCCAACCCCAGCCTGAACTCGTTCTGGGACGAATCTGCACAAGAGATCGTGACCAAGCACTACGTAAACCTGGGCGTCGCGGCAGCGACACCGCGCGGCCTCATGGTCCCAAACATCAAGAATGCCGACCAGATGTCGCTGCGCGAACTGGCAGCAGCACTGAACGATCTGACCGGCACCGCCAGGGCCGGGAAGACGACTCCGGCAGACCTCGCCAAGGGCACAATCACGATCACCAATGTCGGCGTGTTCGGTGTCGATACCGGCACGCCTATCCTGAACCCGGACGAAGCCGCCATCCTCTGCGTCGGCGCCATTCGGAAGCGGCCCTGGGAGCATCTGGGTGCCATCGCATTACGCTCCGTCGCGACACTGAGCCTGTCCTTCGATCATCGCCTGGTCGACGGTGAACAGGGATCGAGATTCCTCGCCGAGATCGGACGCATCCTTTCCGACCCGTTTGAAATGATCGCACTCGGATGA
- the lpdA gene encoding dihydrolipoyl dehydrogenase yields the protein MTDDPDVLVLGGGSGGYACAIRAAQLGLSVVVVEADKLGGTCLHRGCIPTKALVHAAEVADTVRASERFGVLGDLAGIDPARVQAYKRGVVGKLHRGLQSLIASHGIQVVIGHGRYLGERRVDVAGQTLRARRGVVLATGSQTRELPHTPVGGRIVTSDDLLELEEIPARAVVLGGGVIGVEFASVLASFGTEVTVIEALPRLLAAEDDWSSKQLTRAFRKRGITTMTSTKMVATTQSGDTVVVSLDNGEKIETSLLLVAVGRRPRTAGAGFTEAGLELDRGYVAVDSLLRTNHEGVWAVGDLVRGPQLAHRSFQHGLYVAEQIAGHDPVQLDELDIPRVTYTQPEVASVGLTEHQAREKHGAISTFEYELAGNGKSQILGTAGGVKLIRIQDGPVVGIHMVGHRISELIGEAQLIVNWEASPDEVAALVHAHPTQAEALGEAHLALAGRPLHAHH from the coding sequence ATGACCGACGATCCGGACGTCCTCGTGCTCGGCGGAGGTTCAGGTGGGTACGCCTGTGCTATCCGTGCCGCACAGCTCGGCCTTTCGGTGGTCGTCGTGGAAGCCGACAAGTTGGGTGGTACCTGCCTGCATCGCGGCTGCATTCCCACCAAAGCCTTGGTTCACGCTGCCGAGGTAGCCGATACTGTCCGTGCCAGCGAACGTTTCGGAGTGCTCGGCGATCTCGCCGGTATTGACCCCGCCCGTGTGCAGGCATACAAGCGGGGGGTTGTCGGCAAGCTCCACCGGGGCCTGCAAAGCCTCATCGCCAGTCACGGCATACAGGTGGTGATTGGACACGGCCGGTACCTCGGCGAGCGCCGGGTCGACGTCGCCGGGCAGACGCTCAGAGCTCGCCGCGGGGTGGTCCTGGCCACCGGATCGCAGACGCGTGAGCTCCCGCACACTCCAGTGGGGGGCCGGATCGTCACCAGTGACGACCTTCTGGAACTGGAGGAGATCCCGGCGCGTGCGGTGGTGCTCGGAGGTGGGGTGATCGGCGTCGAGTTTGCCAGCGTTTTGGCCTCGTTCGGCACGGAGGTCACCGTAATCGAGGCGCTGCCGCGGCTGCTCGCCGCCGAGGACGATTGGAGTTCTAAACAGCTGACCCGCGCCTTCCGCAAGCGCGGCATCACCACCATGACGTCGACCAAGATGGTGGCGACCACCCAGTCGGGGGACACCGTCGTCGTCAGCCTCGACAACGGGGAGAAAATCGAGACGAGCCTATTACTCGTGGCTGTGGGACGCCGACCCCGCACTGCGGGAGCAGGTTTCACCGAGGCTGGTCTCGAACTGGATCGAGGATATGTCGCCGTCGACAGCCTATTGCGGACCAACCACGAGGGAGTCTGGGCAGTCGGCGACCTCGTTCGCGGCCCGCAACTCGCCCACCGCAGTTTTCAACATGGGCTGTACGTCGCCGAACAGATCGCTGGACATGATCCGGTGCAGCTCGACGAACTCGATATACCGCGCGTCACCTATACCCAGCCCGAGGTCGCGTCGGTTGGCCTGACCGAACATCAGGCTCGCGAGAAGCACGGTGCGATCAGCACCTTCGAGTACGAACTTGCCGGGAACGGCAAAAGCCAGATCCTCGGGACGGCCGGCGGTGTCAAGTTGATCCGCATCCAGGATGGCCCTGTGGTCGGTATTCACATGGTCGGCCACCGGATCAGCGAACTGATCGGTGAGGCACAACTCATCGTCAACTGGGAGGCCAGCCCAGATGAAGTCGCTGCTCTGGTACACGCACATCCGACCCAAGCCGAAGCACTCGGTGAGGCACATCTCGCCCTTGCAGGACGTCCACTGCATGCACACCACTGA
- a CDS encoding Glu/Leu/Phe/Val family dehydrogenase, whose translation MISTTALDATADSAVFDRRDAVPGLPHEQVVFCEDAATGLRAIIGIHSTVLGPALGGTRFFPYPDEASALTDVLRLSRGMTFKAAVTGLPFGGGKAVIIGDPARVKTSALLHAYGRFIETLGGRYISAADVGTNAEDLDIIGEYTSHLVGRTRSAGGSGNSGPMTALGVYQALRAAATVAWGTDSLADRLIGVEGAGKVGSELIALLHADGARVIVTDVNREAAVTVTARYSGVMVTDDLLAEELDIYAPCALGGTLAEATLERLTASIVCGAANNQLRTPEIDVRLHNSGIVWVPDYVANAGGLIQVAGEREGVGADVIRRRVEEIYDSVITILRHAEAESVAPGRAADEIAYSKLAAAG comes from the coding sequence ATGATCAGCACCACCGCTCTCGACGCCACCGCAGACTCTGCCGTATTCGACCGCAGAGACGCGGTTCCAGGACTTCCACACGAGCAGGTGGTGTTCTGTGAGGACGCCGCCACCGGCCTGCGAGCGATCATCGGAATCCACTCGACGGTGCTCGGCCCTGCCCTCGGCGGTACCCGGTTCTTTCCGTATCCCGACGAGGCGTCGGCCCTTACAGACGTGCTGCGTCTGTCACGGGGAATGACATTCAAGGCCGCCGTCACCGGCTTACCTTTCGGCGGCGGTAAGGCCGTGATCATCGGAGACCCTGCCCGCGTCAAGACATCCGCGCTCCTGCACGCGTACGGTCGCTTCATAGAAACGCTGGGGGGTCGCTACATCTCTGCGGCGGACGTCGGCACCAATGCTGAGGACCTAGACATCATCGGTGAGTACACCAGCCACCTAGTTGGGCGCACACGATCGGCGGGCGGGTCTGGAAACAGCGGTCCAATGACTGCACTCGGGGTCTACCAGGCGTTGCGCGCTGCTGCCACTGTGGCGTGGGGCACCGACTCGTTGGCAGATCGCCTCATCGGTGTCGAAGGAGCGGGAAAGGTCGGATCGGAGCTCATCGCTTTGCTACATGCCGACGGAGCCCGCGTCATCGTCACCGATGTGAACCGCGAGGCGGCCGTCACGGTCACAGCGCGTTACTCCGGTGTCATGGTCACCGACGACCTCCTCGCCGAAGAGCTCGACATCTACGCTCCGTGCGCCCTCGGCGGAACTCTCGCCGAGGCGACACTCGAGCGCCTCACCGCGTCGATCGTCTGCGGTGCTGCGAACAATCAGCTACGAACCCCGGAGATTGACGTGCGGTTGCACAACAGCGGAATCGTTTGGGTTCCTGATTATGTAGCCAACGCCGGTGGTCTCATCCAGGTCGCGGGCGAACGTGAAGGTGTGGGCGCCGACGTCATCCGCCGACGTGTCGAGGAGATCTACGACTCTGTGATCACGATCCTGCGGCACGCGGAAGCGGAATCCGTCGCTCCAGGTCGAGCCGCAGACGAGATCGCATACTCCAAACTGGCCGCGGCCGGCTGA
- a CDS encoding elongation factor G-like protein EF-G2, which yields MADRTHSSAGNGSVPTADSPVVIRNVALVGPSGGGKTTLIEAVLVAAGVLTRAGTVADGSTVCDFDEAEIAQQRSVGLALASLSHNGIKVNLIDTPGYADFMGELRAGLRAADCALFVIAANETIDEPTKALWQECDEVQMPRAVVITKLDHPRANYDAALAATQEAFGDKVAPLYFPVGDGERCTGVVGLLTRTYYDYSGGTHTARPPDGSYDAVIAELRGALIEGVIEESEDETLMERYLGGEEIDEAVLIADLEKAVARASFFPVIPVCSHSGVGTLELLDIATRGFPAPPEHKLPEVFTPQGAPRTPLTCDPDGPLLAEVVKTTSDPYVGRVSLVRVFSGTIRPDATVHVSGHFSAFTETTGSPGAAGDDGSTHSHADHDEDERIGTLSFPLGKQQRPAPSVVAGDICAIGRLSRAETGDTLSDKSDPLVLRPWSMPDPLLPIAVAPRAKTDEDKLSVGLGRLAAEDPTLRIEQNPETHQIVLWCMGEAHASVVLDALSRRYGVSVDTVELRVPLRETFAGKATGHGRHVKQSGGHGQYAVCDIEVEPLPEGSGFEFVDKVVGGAVPRQFIPSVEKGVRAQMEKGVTGSGDGSGYPVVDIRVTLFDGKAHSVDSSDYAFQMAGALALREAAAATKINLLEPVDDVTIMVPDELVGSIMGDLAGRRGRVLGTDKLDADRTVVKAEIPEVELIRYATDLRSMSHGAGQFRRSFARYEPMPESAAARLRTSA from the coding sequence ATGGCGGACAGAACACATTCTTCGGCCGGCAACGGATCCGTTCCCACGGCGGACAGTCCGGTCGTCATCCGGAACGTGGCGCTTGTCGGACCGTCCGGCGGCGGGAAGACGACTCTGATCGAGGCGGTGCTGGTGGCCGCGGGTGTGCTCACCCGGGCCGGGACGGTGGCCGACGGGTCGACGGTGTGTGATTTCGACGAGGCCGAGATCGCCCAGCAGCGATCGGTGGGCCTGGCGTTGGCGTCGTTGTCGCACAACGGGATCAAGGTCAACTTGATCGACACACCCGGCTACGCCGACTTCATGGGCGAGTTGCGCGCGGGTCTGCGCGCGGCCGACTGCGCGCTGTTCGTGATCGCGGCCAACGAGACCATCGACGAGCCCACCAAGGCGCTGTGGCAGGAGTGCGACGAGGTGCAGATGCCGCGGGCCGTGGTGATCACCAAGCTCGACCATCCTCGCGCGAACTACGACGCCGCCCTCGCCGCGACCCAGGAGGCGTTCGGCGACAAGGTCGCCCCGCTGTACTTCCCGGTCGGTGACGGCGAGCGCTGCACGGGCGTGGTGGGTCTGCTCACCCGCACGTACTACGACTACAGCGGTGGCACGCACACCGCGCGACCGCCGGACGGCTCGTACGACGCGGTCATCGCCGAACTGCGGGGCGCCCTCATCGAAGGCGTCATCGAGGAATCCGAGGATGAGACGCTCATGGAGCGTTACCTCGGCGGCGAGGAGATCGACGAGGCCGTGCTCATCGCCGACCTCGAAAAGGCCGTGGCCCGTGCCTCGTTCTTCCCGGTGATCCCGGTGTGCAGTCACTCCGGGGTCGGTACGCTCGAACTTCTCGACATCGCCACGCGCGGCTTCCCGGCGCCGCCGGAGCACAAGTTGCCGGAGGTGTTCACCCCGCAGGGCGCACCCCGCACGCCGCTGACCTGCGATCCGGACGGGCCGCTGCTGGCCGAGGTGGTGAAGACGACGTCGGATCCCTACGTCGGCAGGGTCAGCCTGGTACGGGTGTTCTCCGGCACCATCAGGCCCGACGCCACCGTGCATGTGTCGGGCCATTTTTCTGCGTTCACCGAGACCACGGGCTCACCGGGGGCCGCAGGCGACGACGGCAGCACCCACAGCCACGCCGATCATGACGAGGACGAGCGCATCGGCACGCTGAGCTTCCCCTTGGGCAAGCAGCAACGCCCGGCGCCCTCGGTCGTGGCGGGTGACATCTGCGCGATCGGCCGGTTGAGCCGGGCCGAGACCGGCGACACGCTGTCCGACAAGTCCGACCCGCTGGTGTTGCGGCCGTGGTCGATGCCGGATCCGCTGTTGCCCATCGCGGTCGCACCGCGCGCCAAAACCGACGAGGACAAGCTGTCGGTCGGTCTGGGGCGGTTGGCCGCCGAGGACCCGACCCTGCGCATCGAGCAGAACCCCGAGACTCATCAGATCGTCCTGTGGTGCATGGGCGAGGCGCACGCTTCGGTGGTGCTCGACGCGCTGTCGCGGCGTTACGGGGTATCGGTGGACACCGTGGAACTGCGGGTTCCGTTGCGGGAGACGTTCGCCGGCAAGGCAACCGGACACGGCAGGCACGTCAAGCAGTCCGGCGGCCACGGCCAGTACGCGGTCTGCGACATCGAGGTCGAGCCGCTGCCGGAAGGATCGGGCTTCGAGTTCGTCGACAAGGTCGTCGGCGGCGCGGTCCCCCGCCAGTTCATCCCGAGCGTCGAGAAAGGCGTACGCGCCCAGATGGAGAAGGGTGTCACGGGGTCCGGCGACGGGTCAGGTTACCCCGTCGTCGACATCCGGGTGACCCTGTTCGACGGCAAGGCGCACAGCGTGGACTCGTCGGACTACGCCTTCCAGATGGCCGGTGCACTCGCGCTGCGCGAGGCTGCGGCGGCGACGAAGATCAACCTGCTCGAACCGGTCGACGACGTCACGATCATGGTGCCCGACGAATTGGTGGGTTCCATCATGGGCGATCTCGCCGGCCGCCGCGGACGCGTGCTGGGCACCGACAAGTTGGACGCCGACCGCACCGTGGTGAAAGCCGAGATTCCCGAGGTGGAGTTGATCCGCTACGCGACGGACCTGCGCTCGATGTCACATGGTGCAGGGCAGTTCCGCCGGTCGTTCGCGCGCTATGAGCCGATGCCGGAATCGGCCGCGGCCCGGTTGCGCACGAGCGCCTGA
- a CDS encoding alpha/beta hydrolase, which produces MDVVPEGREVREKTARYARFLPARYRVDGFAPTSTWWPWRGHDVHILRAETPGSKVRVLVLHGAGGHAGALWPFAGVAAAAGADVLAPDLPLYGHTGVPAPKRVRYDDWVECVSDLVRRECENDDRPLVVFGASMGGLLGYEVAARTRQVAHVVATCLLDPADPAARAAAARVPVLGRAAPKALRSVDRYVGGLAMPIRWLVKMTAMSADPELTRLVVHDSRGGGVHIPLGFLSSWLNFSHTAPEQFDAAPVTLVHPGADEWTPPSLSIRFLDRMPAPTRTVLLRNCGHYPIEEPGLSQLVEALYEVRDSVLASAAQQPFDQID; this is translated from the coding sequence ATGGATGTCGTACCGGAAGGTCGAGAAGTTCGAGAGAAGACAGCTCGCTACGCCCGCTTCCTGCCGGCGCGGTACCGGGTCGACGGGTTCGCACCGACCTCGACGTGGTGGCCGTGGCGGGGACACGACGTGCACATCCTGCGCGCCGAGACGCCTGGCAGCAAGGTACGGGTGCTCGTACTGCACGGTGCGGGCGGGCACGCCGGGGCGCTGTGGCCGTTCGCCGGGGTTGCCGCCGCGGCGGGTGCCGACGTGCTCGCACCGGATCTGCCGCTCTACGGACATACCGGGGTACCTGCCCCCAAACGGGTACGTTACGACGACTGGGTCGAGTGCGTCAGCGATCTGGTGCGCCGCGAATGCGAGAACGACGACCGGCCACTCGTCGTGTTCGGGGCGAGCATGGGCGGACTGCTCGGATACGAGGTCGCCGCGCGCACCCGGCAGGTCGCGCATGTGGTGGCGACGTGTCTGCTCGATCCGGCCGACCCGGCGGCCCGCGCGGCCGCGGCCCGCGTCCCGGTGCTCGGGCGGGCGGCCCCGAAGGCACTCCGGTCGGTCGACCGGTACGTAGGTGGGCTGGCGATGCCCATCCGCTGGCTCGTGAAAATGACTGCGATGAGCGCAGACCCGGAACTGACCCGGCTGGTGGTGCATGACAGCCGCGGCGGCGGGGTTCACATCCCGCTCGGATTCCTCAGCAGCTGGCTGAATTTCAGCCACACCGCACCGGAACAGTTCGACGCGGCACCGGTCACGCTCGTGCATCCGGGCGCCGACGAATGGACACCGCCGTCGTTGAGCATCCGGTTCCTCGACCGCATGCCGGCGCCGACACGGACGGTGCTGCTGCGCAACTGCGGTCACTACCCGATCGAGGAGCCCGGGCTGAGCCAACTGGTGGAAGCACTGTACGAGGTCAGGGACAGTGTCCTCGCGTCAGCGGCGCAGCAACCGTTCGACCAGATCGACTAG